One genomic window of Bacillus mycoides includes the following:
- a CDS encoding TrmB family transcriptional regulator produces the protein MLQKFGFSQYESQAYEVVVSSNDPLDATTIVKHSGVPKAKIYEVLARLIDKGMVMDSVSEKKKLYTALPLKLAIEKLTTEFQSNIKELENNISKKSFTDDRVWSLKMQSSIKVQSRQLIEDAKESIRISAWNDTLLEYLPLLEQKAKQGVQVESLIVGKVETDLENMHFLIPAQEPNALERYLLLIVDDREILFAGVEQGSWQAMKTMSQPFVKFFTEFFYHDVALAKITEKHHDLFMEDEEIKSLLMKLRY, from the coding sequence ATGCTACAAAAATTCGGTTTCTCACAATATGAAAGCCAAGCTTATGAAGTTGTCGTATCAAGCAATGACCCATTAGATGCAACGACTATCGTTAAACATTCAGGTGTTCCAAAAGCAAAAATATACGAAGTGTTAGCACGACTCATTGATAAAGGGATGGTGATGGATTCTGTTTCTGAAAAGAAAAAATTGTATACAGCATTACCACTCAAGCTAGCAATTGAAAAGTTAACGACAGAATTCCAATCTAATATTAAAGAACTTGAAAATAATATTTCTAAAAAGTCATTTACAGATGACCGCGTTTGGAGTTTAAAAATGCAGTCTTCTATTAAAGTACAAAGTAGGCAACTTATAGAAGATGCGAAAGAATCCATACGCATCTCTGCATGGAATGATACCCTTTTAGAATATCTTCCTTTACTAGAACAAAAAGCAAAACAAGGCGTCCAAGTCGAGTCCCTCATAGTTGGAAAAGTGGAAACAGACTTAGAAAACATGCATTTTTTAATCCCAGCTCAAGAACCTAACGCATTAGAGCGTTACTTACTACTCATCGTTGACGATCGTGAAATTTTATTTGCTGGTGTAGAGCAAGGATCATGGCAAGCGATGAAAACAATGTCACAACCTTTCGTGAAGTTCTTTACGGAGTTCTTCTATCATGACGTTGCACTTGCGAAGATTACAGAGAAGCACCATGATCTCTTTATGGAAGATGAGGAAATTAAGAGTTTGTTGATGAAATTGAGGTATTAA
- a CDS encoding MFS transporter, with translation MIEGQAYNTPAFFAVKKLYLRPLSLLVTIIVVTKRESVGEDLNFRVYILAIAAFVVGTVELIIGGTLDLVANDLGVSISAAGQLITIFSVVFALSGPVLLALTGKFERKKLYVMALSIFLVGNIVSAFSVNYEMLMFSRVICAASGSLIIALSVTLASSVVEPHFRARAIGIIFMGISGSLVLGVPLGLVLGNAYGWRAPFVLISILTVMAIACISLFLTKVPATSVLSIREQIATLKDKKIVSAQLTSFLFLTGHLTLYAYLTPFLKDVMHVEANWISVFYFIFGIAAVLGGGLGGWLADKWGSKKSIISIIIVFACAIFMLPMMTFSFPLFIIMMGLWSMLSWAISPAQQNYLIEIAPESAGIQQGLNNSALHLGIALGSTVGGVVIEKSSVIYNAWVGGVFIILALLCAIFSITRGRSNQLTKEESII, from the coding sequence ATGATTGAAGGGCAGGCGTATAATACGCCTGCCTTTTTTGCTGTAAAAAAATTATACTTGCGTCCACTTTCTCTTTTGGTTACTATAATAGTAGTAACCAAAAGAGAAAGTGTGGGGGAAGACTTGAATTTTCGTGTATATATTTTAGCTATTGCGGCTTTCGTAGTCGGAACGGTTGAGCTAATTATAGGAGGAACGCTTGATTTAGTTGCCAATGATTTAGGAGTATCTATTAGCGCAGCTGGTCAGCTTATTACAATATTTTCAGTAGTATTCGCTCTATCAGGGCCAGTTTTATTAGCATTAACAGGGAAGTTTGAAAGAAAAAAATTGTATGTTATGGCATTATCAATTTTCTTAGTTGGAAATATTGTTTCGGCATTTAGTGTGAATTATGAGATGTTAATGTTTTCAAGGGTAATTTGTGCGGCGAGTGGATCGCTTATTATTGCACTATCGGTAACACTTGCTTCTAGTGTAGTAGAGCCACATTTCCGTGCGCGTGCAATTGGGATCATTTTTATGGGGATTAGCGGATCACTCGTACTTGGAGTACCGCTAGGTCTTGTGCTCGGAAATGCATATGGATGGCGTGCACCATTTGTATTAATTTCAATATTAACGGTTATGGCGATTGCTTGTATTTCGTTGTTCTTAACGAAAGTACCAGCGACATCGGTATTATCAATAAGAGAACAAATTGCTACGTTAAAGGATAAAAAAATTGTAAGTGCACAGTTAACATCATTTTTATTTTTAACAGGACATTTAACGCTATACGCATATTTAACACCGTTTTTAAAAGATGTGATGCATGTTGAAGCAAATTGGATTAGTGTGTTTTACTTCATTTTCGGAATTGCAGCGGTACTTGGAGGTGGCCTTGGCGGCTGGCTTGCTGATAAATGGGGATCGAAGAAAAGTATTATTTCCATCATTATCGTATTTGCATGTGCAATCTTTATGTTGCCGATGATGACATTCTCATTCCCGCTCTTCATCATTATGATGGGGCTTTGGAGTATGCTGAGCTGGGCGATTTCGCCAGCACAGCAAAACTATTTAATTGAAATTGCACCAGAATCAGCTGGTATTCAGCAAGGTTTAAATAACTCTGCACTTCATTTAGGAATTGCACTTGGCTCAACAGTGGGCGGAGTTGTTATTGAAAAATCATCTGTTATATATAACGCTTGGGTAGGCGGCGTTTTTATTATATTGGCACTGCTTTGTGCGATTTTCTCTATTACGAGAGGACGCTCGAATCAGCTTACGAAAGAAGAATCTATCATTTGA
- a CDS encoding APC family permease: MHHDEKNKIGLTVALSIVVGTIIGSGVFMKPGSVLDYSGSSNMAILAWVIGGLLTLASGLTVAEIGAQIPKNGGLYTYLEEIYGSFWGYLSGWMQTIVYGPAIIGTLGLYFSSLMINFFYLDKVWNLPIAIGTVVFLGVINSLGTKYGGIVQTVTTVGKMIPIILIVVLGFWKGNSDIFNVVVPISENQSIGMAILATLFAYDGWILLASIGGEMKNPTKLLPKAMTVGILIVTAAYVLINLALLNVLPATKIVDLGENATATAAGMLLGEYGGKIISIGIIISIFGCLNGKILTFPRIPMSMAERGHLPFSKFIAKAHEKFKTPANAITVEIILGIILMLISDPNKLSEISVFIIYIFYVMTFIGVFILRKRNKNKERAYSVPLFPIVPIIAILGSLFVLGSAIINDPVSCFLSIGIVFTGLPVYWYLNKKKETGV, from the coding sequence ATGCATCATGATGAGAAAAACAAAATTGGTTTAACAGTAGCACTTTCTATCGTAGTAGGAACTATTATTGGGTCTGGTGTGTTTATGAAACCAGGGAGCGTATTAGATTACTCGGGGAGTTCTAATATGGCAATCCTTGCTTGGGTAATTGGTGGTCTGTTGACGTTAGCAAGTGGTTTAACAGTAGCCGAAATTGGGGCGCAAATTCCGAAAAATGGTGGGTTGTATACGTATTTAGAGGAGATTTACGGAAGTTTTTGGGGGTATTTATCTGGCTGGATGCAAACGATTGTATATGGTCCAGCTATTATTGGAACGTTAGGTTTGTATTTTAGTTCTTTAATGATTAATTTTTTCTATTTAGATAAAGTATGGAATTTACCAATCGCAATTGGAACAGTTGTGTTCCTAGGCGTTATAAATAGTTTGGGAACAAAATATGGGGGCATCGTCCAAACGGTTACGACAGTTGGAAAGATGATTCCGATTATATTAATTGTTGTGCTAGGGTTTTGGAAAGGGAATAGTGATATCTTCAACGTAGTTGTACCGATATCAGAAAATCAAAGTATCGGGATGGCAATTTTAGCAACTTTATTCGCTTATGATGGTTGGATTTTACTCGCTTCTATTGGCGGAGAAATGAAGAATCCAACAAAGTTATTACCGAAGGCAATGACAGTTGGTATTTTAATTGTAACAGCTGCTTACGTATTAATTAACTTAGCGTTATTAAATGTATTACCAGCAACGAAAATTGTGGACCTTGGAGAAAATGCAACAGCGACAGCTGCAGGCATGTTACTTGGAGAATATGGCGGGAAAATTATTAGTATCGGTATTATCATTTCTATTTTCGGCTGTTTAAATGGAAAGATTTTAACGTTCCCACGTATTCCGATGTCGATGGCAGAGCGTGGACACCTTCCGTTTTCTAAGTTTATCGCAAAGGCACATGAGAAGTTTAAAACACCAGCGAATGCGATTACTGTTGAAATCATATTAGGAATTATTTTAATGCTTATTAGTGATCCGAATAAGCTATCTGAGATTTCCGTATTCATTATTTATATTTTCTATGTAATGACGTTTATTGGTGTCTTCATTTTAAGAAAGCGTAACAAGAATAAAGAGCGTGCATACAGTGTACCGTTATTCCCGATTGTACCAATCATTGCGATTTTAGGATCATTATTTGTACTTGGAAGTGCGATTATTAATGATCCGGTAAGTTGTTTCTTATCAATTGGAATTGTATTTACTGGACTTCCGGTGTATTGGTACTTAAATAAGAAGAAAGAAACTGGAGTTTAA
- a CDS encoding membrane protein insertase YidC yields MLKSYRARLISLSLLLVFVLSGCSNAGTIDSHSTGIWNHYFVYPISFMIQFVAHHIPGASFGIAIIIITLVVRSAMIPLAVSQYRSQAKMKKMQPELQKLKQKYGDVGKDLEKQKQYQKEMSELMKSGGWNPLAGCWPIFIQMPIFSALYYAISRTEEIRTSSFLWVNLGHADPYHILPIIAALTTFIQMKVFQSNITPGEQVQMLKIQQIMMPAMILFMGIAAPSGLVLYWITGNLFTMTQTIVLRKVMEREELQLQKA; encoded by the coding sequence ATGTTAAAATCATACCGAGCTAGGCTCATTAGTTTATCATTATTACTTGTTTTTGTTTTATCTGGCTGCAGTAATGCAGGTACAATTGATTCACATAGTACGGGAATTTGGAACCATTATTTCGTATATCCAATCTCATTTATGATTCAATTTGTTGCTCATCATATACCTGGAGCTAGCTTCGGGATTGCAATCATTATAATTACGCTTGTTGTTCGTTCAGCGATGATTCCATTAGCTGTTTCGCAATATCGTAGCCAAGCGAAAATGAAAAAAATGCAACCTGAATTACAGAAGCTGAAACAGAAATACGGTGATGTGGGTAAAGATCTTGAAAAACAAAAGCAGTATCAAAAAGAAATGTCAGAACTAATGAAATCAGGCGGTTGGAATCCGTTAGCTGGGTGCTGGCCAATCTTTATACAAATGCCGATTTTCTCTGCTTTGTATTATGCGATTAGCCGAACTGAAGAGATTCGTACATCTTCATTTTTATGGGTGAACCTAGGACATGCAGATCCATATCATATATTACCGATTATCGCAGCGTTAACAACATTTATTCAAATGAAGGTGTTCCAATCAAATATAACGCCTGGAGAGCAAGTACAAATGCTGAAAATACAGCAAATAATGATGCCAGCGATGATTTTGTTTATGGGAATTGCGGCACCGTCAGGACTTGTATTGTATTGGATTACAGGTAACTTATTTACAATGACACAAACAATTGTATTAAGAAAAGTAATGGAACGTGAAGAATTACAATTACAAAAAGCTTAG
- a CDS encoding YitT family protein yields MGQLGDADYVPDTAFLSFPAAKTFHLEFIIQLVVIFIASILYAISMNMFFIPHNMISGGFAGVGMIIGYLMHYNIGALIFLLNIPLLILSHFYLGKKTTFLTAYFVAVSSLAMNIIPVHQVSDDILLSSVFGGVICGAASGIIFRFASSTGGFDVVGLIVAKHRDVSIGAIIFGFNLILLVAAGFIFGWDITLYTLISRFVVSKVIDAVHTKHIKLTIMTITEKGEEIKSSLLHHGIRGVTMVDAVGGYTNHKKKMIYTVVTRYELGEMKRIIRQVDNKAFMNITETVEIVGRFKRI; encoded by the coding sequence ATGGGTCAACTAGGAGACGCCGATTACGTTCCCGACACCGCCTTTTTATCCTTCCCAGCAGCTAAAACATTTCACTTAGAATTTATCATACAGTTAGTTGTTATTTTTATAGCTTCTATTTTGTATGCAATTTCTATGAATATGTTTTTTATCCCGCATAATATGATTAGCGGTGGGTTCGCTGGTGTAGGGATGATTATCGGTTATTTAATGCACTACAATATCGGAGCACTTATCTTTTTACTAAACATTCCACTTCTTATTTTAAGTCACTTTTACTTAGGAAAGAAGACAACCTTTTTAACGGCATACTTTGTAGCTGTATCATCTTTAGCGATGAACATTATCCCAGTACACCAAGTTTCAGATGATATTTTGCTGTCTTCTGTATTCGGTGGTGTCATCTGCGGTGCTGCCTCAGGAATCATATTCCGATTTGCTTCTTCAACAGGTGGTTTTGATGTTGTTGGATTGATTGTAGCGAAACATCGCGATGTTTCAATTGGAGCAATCATCTTTGGATTCAACTTAATCTTACTTGTTGCAGCAGGATTTATTTTCGGATGGGATATTACGCTTTATACGTTAATTAGTCGGTTTGTAGTCAGCAAAGTAATTGATGCCGTGCACACAAAACATATTAAATTAACGATAATGACAATTACAGAAAAAGGTGAGGAAATAAAAAGCTCACTATTACATCACGGCATACGTGGCGTAACAATGGTAGATGCTGTCGGCGGCTATACAAACCATAAGAAAAAAATGATTTACACTGTCGTAACTCGCTACGAGTTGGGCGAAATGAAACGTATTATCCGCCAAGTGGATAATAAAGCATTTATGAACATTACTGAAACAGTTGAAATTGTCGGCCGTTTCAAACGTATATAA
- a CDS encoding DUF3938 domain-containing protein, with protein sequence MNQYIRYTLAVLFAIVGGAICFWTNTELGENIIFNGIETLVSASILGGYIFFLFNPEENAQKTMLLTMIGIVGGCISYSMTNYTLPLQLSSAFFHGLWTWFIAFCLADVFNLLQDHEEENGQQIESNS encoded by the coding sequence ATGAATCAATATATACGATACACACTAGCTGTCCTATTTGCCATCGTCGGCGGTGCAATCTGTTTCTGGACAAACACTGAGCTTGGAGAGAATATCATTTTTAATGGAATCGAAACCCTTGTAAGCGCTTCAATTTTAGGCGGATATATTTTCTTCCTCTTCAATCCAGAAGAAAATGCTCAAAAAACAATGTTATTAACAATGATCGGAATCGTTGGCGGATGTATTTCCTACTCAATGACAAACTATACATTACCACTTCAATTAAGCTCAGCTTTCTTCCACGGTCTATGGACTTGGTTTATCGCATTCTGCCTAGCAGACGTATTCAACCTATTACAAGACCACGAAGAAGAAAATGGTCAACAAATTGAAAGCAACTCTTAA
- a CDS encoding DUF3985 family protein, whose amino-acid sequence MEILAIILLVLLIYAVFKVTYVALKILAILLVIFLIVEFGSKLLGV is encoded by the coding sequence ATGGAAATTTTAGCGATTATTTTGTTAGTCTTGCTCATTTATGCTGTTTTTAAAGTGACTTATGTAGCATTAAAGATACTTGCGATTCTTTTAGTTATCTTTTTGATTGTGGAGTTCGGTAGTAAGTTGCTTGGGGTATAG
- a CDS encoding M50 family metallopeptidase produces MDILRRPAFSLFVAFVCSALYGFIRIEKVQQIIEIWAFFGIALLVLAIHELGHVICGLIVGLKFKFMAVGPITVQKEKGKIRIRENKIWMYVGGVAMLVPPSTHTPNLSRKWAWMTLSGPLTSFVFGIVSGYIYMVSYYHMLLYFSVLHLAIFVVTAIPIKGTLLSDGMQFLILIKDDEKAREHLYTIQVSSELFSYKRPEDWDERLIELSEEKLKEDKSISEIMSGLMLVFYARADQEGMERAIPYVEQIVQLPVMKENKFFVSSFHSWYLLYKVLYQEGNLSLQEAKEHAKAITKMDLNGYYRTQGIVKYLEGDLEASRTYMRKADKELKSAEKSEIGYLQLEREWFEQLKERVSYDG; encoded by the coding sequence GTGGATATTTTAAGAAGACCTGCTTTTTCATTATTCGTTGCCTTCGTTTGCTCCGCTTTATACGGATTCATTCGAATAGAAAAAGTACAGCAAATTATAGAAATATGGGCCTTTTTCGGGATTGCATTGCTAGTGTTAGCTATTCATGAATTAGGGCATGTAATATGTGGTTTGATAGTCGGTTTGAAATTTAAGTTTATGGCAGTAGGACCAATTACTGTTCAAAAAGAAAAGGGGAAAATACGAATTCGAGAAAATAAAATATGGATGTATGTTGGTGGCGTTGCAATGTTAGTGCCGCCTTCCACACATACACCGAACCTTTCAAGAAAATGGGCATGGATGACTTTAAGCGGACCATTAACGAGTTTCGTATTTGGCATTGTATCAGGTTACATATATATGGTGAGTTATTACCACATGCTTTTATACTTTTCAGTGTTACACCTTGCAATCTTTGTCGTCACAGCAATTCCAATAAAGGGAACGCTACTAAGCGATGGTATGCAATTTCTCATTTTAATTAAAGATGATGAAAAGGCTAGAGAGCATTTATACACGATTCAAGTATCGAGTGAGTTATTTAGTTACAAAAGACCGGAAGATTGGGATGAGAGATTAATAGAACTTAGTGAGGAAAAATTAAAAGAGGATAAAAGTATAAGCGAGATAATGAGTGGACTTATGCTCGTCTTTTATGCCCGAGCTGATCAAGAGGGAATGGAAAGGGCGATACCGTATGTAGAACAAATTGTTCAACTACCTGTAATGAAAGAAAATAAATTTTTCGTTAGTAGCTTTCATAGTTGGTATCTTTTATATAAAGTACTGTATCAGGAGGGAAATCTTTCCCTGCAAGAAGCGAAGGAACATGCAAAGGCAATTACAAAAATGGACTTAAATGGGTATTACCGCACACAAGGAATTGTTAAATATTTAGAGGGTGATTTAGAAGCTTCACGCACTTATATGAGGAAAGCTGATAAAGAATTGAAGAGCGCTGAGAAGAGTGAGATAGGATATTTACAATTAGAGAGAGAATGGTTTGAGCAGTTGAAGGAGAGGGTATCTTACGATGGGTGA
- a CDS encoding DUF3169 family protein produces MESRLKKQFNILGKFLLSMIFGFFASYIALDLLSDEPRKLSPNILLGVCTIFGVVMIYYTWKNTRMLAKARDEEESVQGRKLGIIIMYLRVGDIVMQAWFVYAIITCRRALIHDENVSFTVWNLVAATACLTIVVIIGIITKNRYNKLYPEQGVTYMESMKMWTKNADEGLKHIVHEAGYKAYEFTNTVLALAWWAAVIYTATSDINFVLLGLISFIWILHIGKFMYEMHKKMIY; encoded by the coding sequence ATGGAGAGTAGACTAAAAAAACAATTCAATATTTTGGGGAAGTTTTTATTAAGTATGATATTTGGCTTTTTTGCATCTTATATAGCTTTAGATTTGCTTTCGGATGAACCGAGAAAATTATCACCGAATATATTACTAGGGGTATGTACGATATTTGGAGTAGTAATGATTTATTACACTTGGAAGAATACACGTATGTTAGCGAAAGCACGCGATGAAGAAGAGAGCGTACAAGGCAGAAAGTTAGGCATTATAATCATGTATTTACGTGTAGGTGATATAGTGATGCAGGCATGGTTTGTATATGCAATTATTACATGTAGACGTGCACTCATACATGACGAAAATGTTTCATTTACAGTTTGGAATTTGGTAGCTGCTACTGCCTGTTTAACCATTGTAGTGATTATCGGGATCATAACAAAGAATCGTTATAACAAGCTATATCCTGAACAAGGTGTAACATATATGGAATCGATGAAAATGTGGACGAAAAATGCAGATGAGGGGTTAAAGCATATTGTGCATGAGGCTGGATATAAAGCGTATGAATTTACAAATACAGTACTGGCGTTGGCTTGGTGGGCTGCCGTTATATATACAGCGACTAGTGATATCAATTTCGTGTTGCTTGGCTTAATCTCGTTTATTTGGATATTACATATCGGGAAATTTATGTACGAAATGCATAAAAAGATGATTTATTAA
- a CDS encoding helix-turn-helix transcriptional regulator, with amino-acid sequence MKLQNRVREFRAKHRLSQGELGKAIGSSRQTISLIERGDYAPSIVLSLKIAQIFGAPVEEIFMLVEGEEEDEDGDGE; translated from the coding sequence ATGAAGCTTCAAAATAGAGTGAGGGAATTTAGAGCAAAGCATCGTTTATCACAAGGTGAGTTAGGTAAAGCGATTGGTTCATCTCGGCAAACCATTAGTTTAATTGAGCGTGGGGATTATGCGCCGTCTATTGTGTTATCGCTAAAAATCGCACAAATTTTTGGAGCGCCGGTGGAGGAGATATTTATGTTAGTGGAGGGGGAAGAGGAAGATGAAGATGGAGATGGAGAGTAG
- a CDS encoding DedA family protein translates to MEWVHELFQQYGYYVVLVGLLLEYIALPFPGEPTLAYAGFLAQKGDLSLPILIILSFIGTSVGMTIQYFLGNKLGMPFVQKYGKYVFLTQRKIDLTRMWFDKYGYFLIFIGFFIPGVRHFTGYFAGIINLPFRRFAITIYSGALFWVSFFLIGGYWLGGNLQDIFGVLEGHIGKIIFGVIVIVAITLGIRFRKQLKRVLLQNAS, encoded by the coding sequence ATGGAATGGGTTCATGAATTATTTCAGCAATACGGGTATTATGTAGTACTTGTAGGTTTGCTGTTAGAATATATTGCACTTCCGTTTCCGGGAGAGCCAACATTAGCATATGCGGGATTTTTAGCACAGAAGGGTGATCTAAGTTTACCTATTTTAATTATCCTATCCTTTATTGGGACAAGTGTAGGAATGACAATCCAATACTTTTTAGGAAATAAGCTTGGTATGCCTTTTGTTCAAAAATACGGGAAGTACGTATTTTTAACACAAAGAAAAATTGATTTAACGAGAATGTGGTTCGATAAGTATGGATATTTCCTTATCTTTATTGGTTTCTTCATTCCTGGTGTACGTCATTTTACAGGATACTTTGCAGGTATCATTAACTTACCGTTTCGCCGCTTTGCGATTACAATTTATTCAGGTGCTCTGTTTTGGGTATCATTCTTCTTAATCGGTGGTTATTGGTTAGGTGGAAACTTACAGGATATTTTTGGGGTGCTAGAAGGTCATATCGGTAAAATTATCTTTGGAGTTATCGTGATCGTAGCAATTACGCTAGGCATTCGTTTCCGCAAACAGTTAAAACGAGTACTGTTACAAAACGCAAGTTAA
- a CDS encoding DUF3978 family protein, whose amino-acid sequence MEAYKMHDFINTNIESHPNETIFNLHICETNEFDVSLTKSTTLSFVVSKKNIKIVTKKWTNSNQESMIGKSYIIPTKAFHYFLPIISETEDEMNIQVQSFGLYGELLLNERLLIDKNNKHNTKITTFFESLNENVHQALRVLQIHCM is encoded by the coding sequence ATGGAAGCTTATAAAATGCACGATTTTATTAATACCAATATTGAATCTCATCCAAATGAAACGATTTTTAATTTACACATATGTGAAACAAATGAATTTGACGTAAGTTTAACAAAATCCACAACGCTATCTTTTGTCGTTTCTAAAAAGAATATTAAAATTGTCACGAAAAAATGGACTAATTCTAATCAAGAAAGCATGATTGGAAAAAGTTATATCATTCCAACGAAAGCGTTTCATTATTTCTTACCAATCATTTCTGAAACAGAAGATGAAATGAACATTCAAGTACAGAGCTTCGGACTATACGGTGAGCTTTTACTAAATGAAAGATTGCTCATTGATAAAAACAACAAACATAATACAAAAATCACTACTTTTTTTGAATCACTAAATGAAAACGTACATCAAGCATTACGAGTATTACAAATTCATTGTATGTAA
- a CDS encoding L,D-transpeptidase: MKKLLVTIMLSLVFLTVPYMSAEAASTNEQLIVDTKLNKMDFYQNGKLIKSFTVATGKTATPTPKGTFQVVNKIKNRPYYTGKIKGGDPRNPLGDRWLGLNMAGTYGTTYAIHGTNNNQAIGKATTLGCIRMYNNDIHWLFERIQQQATVTVK; encoded by the coding sequence ATGAAAAAATTACTAGTAACTATTATGTTATCGTTAGTTTTTTTAACTGTTCCATATATGTCTGCAGAGGCAGCTTCAACTAACGAACAACTTATCGTTGACACGAAATTAAATAAAATGGATTTCTATCAAAATGGAAAGCTTATAAAAAGCTTCACTGTCGCTACTGGCAAAACAGCAACACCTACACCGAAAGGTACTTTTCAAGTGGTAAACAAAATTAAAAACCGTCCTTATTATACAGGCAAAATTAAAGGCGGCGACCCACGCAATCCACTTGGTGACCGTTGGCTCGGATTAAATATGGCAGGAACTTATGGAACAACTTATGCTATTCATGGAACTAACAATAATCAAGCAATCGGAAAAGCGACAACACTTGGTTGTATTCGTATGTATAACAATGATATACACTGGTTATTTGAGCGTATTCAGCAGCAAGCTACTGTCACTGTAAAATAA
- a CDS encoding response regulator transcription factor, translating to MTHILVIEDNPDIQELIREFLMAQNFTVDVVGAGTEGILLFQKNSYDLVLLDVMLPDIDGYSICKIMRGQSDVPIIMLTGLHNEESEIKGFELGVDDYITKPFHYTVFIKRVEAVLRRTTTKEAETATILQFHELMLNSTAYAAYVHGNQIELTTKEFEIIYTLLQNRGKVLSRSDLLNKVWGYEHYGDVRVIDTHIKNLRKKLGITYIKTVKGIGYKIEA from the coding sequence ATGACGCATATACTGGTGATTGAAGACAACCCAGATATACAAGAACTTATTCGTGAATTTCTAATGGCACAAAACTTTACCGTTGATGTCGTTGGCGCTGGCACAGAGGGTATTCTTCTTTTCCAAAAAAATTCATACGACCTTGTCCTCCTTGATGTAATGTTACCAGATATAGATGGTTATAGTATTTGTAAAATTATGCGTGGACAGTCTGATGTACCAATCATTATGTTAACAGGCTTACATAATGAAGAGAGTGAAATTAAAGGGTTTGAGTTGGGCGTTGATGACTATATTACGAAACCGTTCCATTACACGGTATTTATTAAACGCGTAGAAGCTGTATTAAGAAGGACAACAACGAAGGAAGCCGAAACTGCAACTATACTACAATTCCATGAATTGATGTTAAATTCTACAGCATATGCGGCTTATGTTCATGGTAATCAAATTGAACTAACAACTAAAGAATTTGAGATTATATATACGTTGTTACAAAATCGAGGAAAAGTATTATCAAGAAGTGATTTGTTAAATAAGGTATGGGGCTATGAACATTATGGTGATGTAAGAGTTATAGATACACATATTAAAAATTTAAGGAAAAAATTAGGGATTACTTATATTAAAACGGTGAAAGGCATTGGCTACAAAATCGAAGCATAG